The proteins below come from a single Burkholderia humptydooensis genomic window:
- a CDS encoding MFS transporter produces MKHAPHMRGIVAAVIGNALEWYDFVVFSYMTVVLADLFFPTGHSYTSILLTTGTFGVAFLMRPIGGLVLGSYADRFGRKRALSLVIALMTLGLLIISLAPTHASIGVAAPVLIVIARLIQGFSAGGEFGTATALLIESAPPGRSGFFGSFQMASQAAALLLGAIVGALVTKGLSHDELMAWGWRIPFVIGLVIGPVGFYIRRNLVEPESAPAADERPTQVLQSVVRDHIGGVLSSLAAVVALTSSVYVLVSYLPTYAVKQLKLPIEASFYALVAGNTLLVLLCPVAGRISDSIGRKSLSLVSLVVTLALLYPLFAWLNASPSVAKILLVQCLLSVSLAGFYGPFGALVSEQFPAEVRSTGLSLAYNLAVMLFGGFSQMIVTWLIDATGSALAPTFYAMFCVGMAVVGVATMAAGRVSLTVGAPGALR; encoded by the coding sequence ATGAAGCACGCCCCCCATATGAGAGGCATCGTCGCGGCGGTGATCGGCAATGCGCTGGAATGGTACGACTTCGTCGTCTTCAGCTACATGACGGTCGTGCTTGCCGATCTGTTCTTTCCGACCGGGCACAGCTATACGTCCATCCTGCTCACGACCGGCACGTTCGGCGTCGCCTTTCTGATGCGGCCGATCGGCGGGCTGGTGCTCGGCTCGTACGCGGACCGGTTCGGCCGCAAGCGCGCGCTGTCGCTCGTTATCGCCTTGATGACCTTGGGCCTCCTGATCATTTCGCTGGCGCCCACGCATGCGAGTATCGGGGTGGCCGCTCCGGTGCTGATCGTCATCGCTCGCCTGATCCAGGGCTTTTCCGCCGGCGGGGAATTCGGCACGGCGACGGCGCTTCTGATCGAATCGGCGCCGCCCGGCCGGAGCGGATTCTTCGGCAGCTTTCAGATGGCCAGCCAGGCGGCCGCGCTGCTGCTCGGCGCGATCGTGGGCGCGCTGGTGACGAAGGGCCTGAGCCACGACGAACTCATGGCGTGGGGATGGCGGATTCCGTTCGTCATCGGGCTCGTCATCGGGCCGGTCGGCTTCTATATCCGGCGAAACCTCGTCGAGCCGGAGAGCGCGCCGGCGGCGGACGAACGGCCGACGCAAGTCCTGCAGAGCGTCGTGCGCGACCACATCGGCGGCGTGCTTTCGAGCCTCGCGGCGGTGGTCGCGCTGACGTCGAGCGTCTACGTGCTGGTCAGCTATCTGCCGACCTACGCGGTCAAGCAACTGAAGCTGCCGATCGAAGCGAGCTTCTACGCGCTCGTCGCCGGCAATACGCTGCTCGTGCTGCTTTGTCCGGTGGCCGGCCGAATCTCCGACAGCATCGGCCGAAAATCGCTGTCGCTCGTTTCGCTCGTCGTGACGCTCGCGTTGCTGTATCCGCTGTTCGCGTGGCTGAACGCGAGTCCGAGCGTCGCGAAGATACTGCTCGTCCAGTGTCTGCTCAGCGTGAGCCTCGCGGGATTCTACGGGCCCTTCGGCGCGCTCGTCTCCGAGCAGTTTCCGGCCGAGGTGCGCTCGACCGGGCTTTCGCTCGCCTATAACCTGGCCGTCATGTTGTTCGGCGGGTTCTCGCAGATGATCGTGACGTGGCTGATCGATGCGACCGGCTCCGCGCTGGCGCCGACGTTCTACGCGATGTTCT
- a CDS encoding GNAT family N-acetyltransferase has protein sequence MEFRPIKESDLGSTYDIRFSVTENRILPHQIHLLDRDRVLEQLRNGFSVIAIEGGTAVGYCMATGGPQAFISALFVRPAWHGTGVGREMLERALAWLRQQGSESVSLVTDPGSRADGFYQHLGWIRGELDSYGCQVTFRKSLAT, from the coding sequence ATGGAGTTCCGCCCGATAAAGGAAAGTGATCTCGGCAGCACGTACGACATCCGCTTTTCCGTCACCGAGAATCGCATCCTCCCGCATCAGATCCATCTCCTCGATCGCGACCGCGTGCTCGAGCAATTGCGCAACGGCTTCAGCGTCATCGCGATCGAAGGCGGCACCGCGGTCGGTTACTGCATGGCCACGGGCGGCCCGCAAGCGTTCATCAGCGCGCTGTTCGTCCGTCCCGCGTGGCACGGAACGGGCGTCGGACGCGAGATGCTCGAGCGGGCGCTCGCCTGGCTGCGTCAGCAAGGCAGCGAAAGCGTCTCGCTCGTCACCGATCCCGGCTCGCGCGCGGACGGCTTCTACCAGCATCTCGGCTGGATTCGCGGCGAGCTCGACAGCTACGGCTGCCAGGTCACGTTCCGAAAATCACTCGCGACATGA
- a CDS encoding AraC family transcriptional regulator, which yields MTSSDKSRSLAARRPASLHAVAVAVDMLQRRGLSTELILSGSGITPAELRQPNKIISHAQEMVIYHNAWRMTGDSAIGLAMADAVPLTAYMPLGLAMMVSPTLGAAIELANSCPLLALCYFATRLETKGSRAVITFSDYSYRPDLYVLNTDMCLAGLRRQMFDLLGGPPTFRQVTLAFDTPKHAYAYESLFQCPVRFSAPAHSFTLDADCMNTPLPMAHQLEHMIAKDACVRREQELEQWAASDVVGKTLHYLYDHPFTGTVPALAGALGMSTRTLQRKLKQSGTSLQRLLEQVRRDLLIQDLAMGPRSRKDIARHIGYKDPTSVSRARRRWAKEDS from the coding sequence ATGACGTCAAGCGACAAATCCCGCTCGCTCGCCGCACGGCGCCCCGCGTCGCTGCATGCCGTCGCGGTCGCGGTCGACATGTTGCAGCGGCGCGGCTTGAGCACGGAACTGATCCTCAGCGGCTCGGGCATCACGCCTGCCGAGTTGCGCCAGCCGAACAAGATCATCTCGCATGCGCAGGAGATGGTGATCTATCACAACGCATGGCGGATGACGGGCGATTCGGCGATCGGCCTCGCGATGGCCGACGCGGTGCCGCTGACCGCGTACATGCCGCTCGGGCTCGCGATGATGGTCAGCCCGACGCTCGGCGCCGCGATCGAGCTCGCGAACAGTTGCCCGCTGCTCGCGTTGTGCTACTTCGCCACGCGCCTCGAAACGAAAGGCTCGCGGGCGGTCATCACGTTCTCCGATTATTCGTATCGGCCCGATCTCTACGTGCTCAACACCGACATGTGTCTCGCGGGCCTGCGCAGGCAGATGTTCGACCTGCTCGGCGGCCCGCCGACATTCCGTCAGGTGACGCTCGCTTTCGACACGCCAAAACATGCATATGCATATGAATCGCTGTTCCAGTGTCCGGTCAGGTTCTCGGCGCCCGCGCATTCGTTCACGCTCGACGCGGACTGCATGAACACGCCGCTGCCGATGGCGCATCAGCTCGAGCACATGATCGCGAAGGACGCGTGCGTGCGGCGCGAGCAGGAGCTCGAGCAATGGGCTGCGTCGGACGTCGTCGGCAAGACGCTCCACTACCTGTACGACCATCCGTTCACGGGCACCGTCCCCGCGCTCGCCGGCGCGCTCGGCATGTCCACCCGCACGCTGCAGCGCAAGCTCAAGCAGTCCGGCACGTCGCTTCAGCGGCTGCTCGAACAGGTGAGGCGCGATCTGCTGATTCAGGATCTCGCGATGGGCCCGCGATCGAGAAAAGACATCGCACGGCACATCGGCTACAAGGACCCGACCTCCGTGAGCCGCGCGCGGCGCCGATGGGCGAAAGAAGATTCGTGA
- a CDS encoding ABC transporter permease: MLSPVVALLAVGTLLPIAVVTSVSLMRPLGYGGVDWGSFSLDAYLNLIVDRDFDGNLIFQSDHVRIFARSLALAAATTAGCVALGFPTALFIATQPPRRKSALLILVTIPFWTSLVIRSYAWIILIADHGLANRALNGLGMLDGPLGLLYTTPATLVGLLYTFFPFMVLPVYASLDDFDWRIVEAAYDLGATRWRALRQVVIPNCMPGIAAGIGLVFVPALGSYVIPNLLGGSHSMMIGNLIEMKFTQGRNWPLGASLSLALLGLVLAAMLARRLTSAKRGALA, from the coding sequence TTGCTGAGCCCGGTCGTCGCATTGCTCGCCGTCGGCACGTTGCTGCCGATCGCCGTCGTCACGTCGGTTTCGCTGATGCGCCCGCTCGGCTACGGCGGCGTCGACTGGGGCAGCTTCTCGCTCGACGCCTATCTGAATCTGATCGTCGATCGCGATTTCGACGGCAATCTGATTTTTCAGAGCGATCATGTCCGCATCTTCGCGCGCTCGCTCGCGCTGGCGGCCGCGACCACGGCCGGCTGCGTCGCGCTCGGCTTTCCCACTGCGCTTTTCATCGCGACGCAGCCGCCGCGTCGCAAGAGCGCGCTGCTGATTCTCGTGACGATACCGTTCTGGACGAGCCTCGTCATACGCTCGTATGCATGGATCATCCTGATCGCCGACCACGGTCTCGCGAATCGCGCGCTGAACGGTCTCGGCATGCTCGACGGCCCGCTCGGGCTGCTCTACACGACGCCCGCCACGCTGGTCGGCCTGCTGTACACGTTCTTTCCGTTCATGGTGCTGCCCGTGTACGCGAGTCTCGACGATTTCGACTGGCGCATCGTCGAAGCCGCATATGATCTCGGCGCAACGCGGTGGCGTGCGCTGCGCCAGGTGGTGATCCCGAACTGCATGCCGGGCATCGCTGCGGGCATCGGCCTCGTCTTCGTGCCCGCGCTCGGCTCGTATGTGATCCCGAATCTGCTCGGCGGCAGCCATTCGATGATGATCGGCAACCTGATCGAGATGAAGTTCACGCAAGGCCGCAACTGGCCGCTCGGCGCGTCGTTGTCGCTCGCGCTGCTCGGGCTCGTGCTCGCGGCGATGCTGGCCCGCCGCCTGACGTCCGCGAAGCGGGGAGCGCTCGCATGA
- a CDS encoding ABC transporter permease, protein MNGAQSARHRFPFAAYVAIGAFAFLYAPMVALVALSFNQGDSSLVWSGWGLHGYADAWQDPTLMRAARNSLALAGSSTAIATALATLAAVVMWAREGRGKYVIENLIGVPLIVPEIVTAIATLLLFSALSIDLSFYTVLLAHVAFCLPFAYLPIRARLRRVDPLLLDAAADLSATPWAAFRQVTLPLALPGIAAGAMLAFLTSMDDFVITYFVAGPGVTTLPMYIFGALKFGLTPKINAISTIMLALSAIVAIVGSASASGDATEDARDESPAGDAVARAHPLFSHTNKIEAL, encoded by the coding sequence ATGAACGGCGCGCAATCGGCCCGCCATCGCTTCCCGTTCGCGGCCTACGTCGCGATCGGCGCATTCGCGTTCCTGTATGCGCCGATGGTCGCGCTCGTCGCGCTGAGCTTCAACCAGGGCGACTCGTCGCTCGTCTGGAGCGGCTGGGGGCTGCACGGCTATGCCGACGCGTGGCAGGACCCGACGCTGATGCGCGCCGCACGCAACTCGCTCGCGCTCGCCGGCTCGTCCACCGCCATCGCGACGGCGCTCGCGACGCTCGCCGCCGTCGTCATGTGGGCACGCGAAGGGCGGGGCAAGTACGTGATCGAGAACCTGATCGGCGTGCCGCTGATCGTGCCGGAAATCGTCACGGCGATCGCGACGCTGCTGCTGTTCTCGGCGCTGTCGATCGACCTCAGCTTCTACACGGTGCTGCTCGCGCACGTCGCGTTCTGCCTGCCGTTCGCCTATCTGCCGATCCGCGCGCGTCTGCGGCGCGTCGATCCGCTGCTGCTCGACGCCGCCGCCGATCTGTCGGCAACGCCGTGGGCCGCATTCCGGCAGGTCACGCTGCCGCTGGCGCTGCCCGGCATCGCGGCGGGCGCGATGCTCGCGTTCCTCACGTCGATGGACGACTTCGTGATCACGTACTTCGTCGCCGGGCCCGGCGTGACGACGCTGCCGATGTACATCTTCGGCGCGCTCAAGTTCGGGCTCACGCCGAAGATCAACGCGATATCGACGATCATGCTCGCGCTCTCCGCGATCGTGGCGATCGTCGGCAGCGCATCGGCGAGCGGCGACGCAACCGAGGACGCGCGCGACGAATCGCCGGCCGGCGATGCCGTCGCGCGCGCGCACCCGCTCTTTTCCCATACCAACAAAATCGAGGCGCTATGA
- a CDS encoding ABC transporter substrate-binding protein — translation MKAWLTLLLTMTFGFAQAAELHLANWPDWMPPELMKKFEKETGIKTTLDIYDSDATLLSKLQAGGGGYDVVVAGDYYVQVFAKNGLVRKLDKSRLQNMANVMPEYRHPLFDPNRDYTVPYLIFMTGFAYDSARVPGGKLDDSWKSLFDPPASLRGEIADLDSVEELYMAASWYLKQDECTENPEDAKRVLAVLRKQKPYVKTYSNEGTIDRMISRQVVVQHGWSGATVRVQRKLSTAAFAFPREGVRMAQDNFLIPAKAKNVSEAHTFLNWMMKPENMAAASNAYLYPNEIAGSERYMSADLLKNPAVMLPAAYKERLRPFKLCSPAALALRDKVWTMFKQ, via the coding sequence ATGAAAGCATGGTTGACGTTACTGCTCACGATGACATTCGGATTCGCCCAGGCCGCCGAGTTGCATCTCGCGAACTGGCCGGACTGGATGCCGCCGGAGCTGATGAAGAAATTCGAGAAGGAAACCGGCATCAAGACGACGCTCGACATCTACGACAGCGACGCGACGCTGCTGTCGAAGCTGCAGGCGGGAGGCGGCGGCTACGACGTCGTCGTCGCGGGCGACTACTACGTTCAGGTCTTCGCGAAGAACGGCCTCGTGCGCAAGCTCGACAAGAGCCGGCTGCAGAACATGGCGAACGTCATGCCGGAATACCGGCATCCGCTCTTCGATCCGAACCGCGACTACACGGTGCCGTATCTGATCTTCATGACGGGCTTCGCGTACGACAGCGCGCGCGTGCCGGGCGGCAAGCTCGACGATAGCTGGAAATCGCTGTTCGATCCGCCGGCGTCGCTGCGCGGCGAAATCGCGGATCTGGATTCGGTCGAGGAGCTCTACATGGCTGCGAGCTGGTATCTGAAGCAGGACGAGTGCACCGAGAATCCCGAAGACGCGAAGCGCGTGCTCGCCGTGCTGCGCAAGCAGAAGCCGTACGTGAAGACGTACAGCAACGAAGGCACGATCGACCGGATGATCTCGCGGCAGGTCGTCGTGCAGCACGGCTGGAGCGGCGCGACGGTCCGCGTGCAGCGCAAGCTGTCGACCGCGGCCTTCGCGTTCCCGCGCGAAGGCGTGCGGATGGCGCAGGACAATTTTCTGATTCCCGCGAAGGCGAAGAACGTGAGCGAGGCGCACACGTTCCTCAACTGGATGATGAAGCCCGAGAACATGGCCGCTGCGTCCAACGCGTATCTGTATCCGAACGAGATTGCGGGTTCCGAGCGCTACATGAGCGCGGACCTGCTGAAGAATCCCGCGGTGATGCTCCCGGCCGCCTACAAGGAGCGGCTGCGCCCGTTCAAGCTGTGCTCGCCGGCGGCGCTCGCGCTGCGCGACAAGGTATGGACGATGTTCAAGCAATGA
- the aguB gene encoding N-carbamoylputrescine amidase, with the protein MRKTIVAATQMACDWNVDANLARAERLVRDAAARGAQIVLLQELFETPYFCIDQNPAHLALAQPYEGHRWLARFASLARELGVVLPVSFFERAGQTQFNSVAVFDADGRALGVYRKTHIPDGPGYTEKYYFTPGDTGFRVWDTAYGRIGVGICWDQWFPECARTMALAGAELLLYPTAIGSEPHDASIDSRAHWQNTQRGHAAANLMPVVASNRIGVERGASGEIAFYGSSFIAGADGEKIVECDRHGEAIATAEFDLDALAYRRRCWGVFRDRRPECYRALSGDAA; encoded by the coding sequence ATGAGAAAGACGATCGTGGCCGCCACGCAGATGGCGTGCGACTGGAACGTCGATGCGAACCTGGCGCGCGCGGAGCGTCTTGTGCGCGACGCGGCCGCGCGTGGCGCGCAGATCGTGCTGCTGCAGGAATTGTTCGAGACGCCGTATTTCTGCATCGACCAGAATCCCGCGCATCTCGCGCTCGCGCAGCCGTACGAAGGCCACCGGTGGCTTGCGCGCTTCGCGTCGCTCGCGCGCGAACTCGGCGTCGTGCTGCCCGTGAGCTTCTTCGAGCGCGCCGGCCAGACGCAATTCAACTCGGTCGCGGTCTTCGACGCCGACGGCCGCGCGCTCGGCGTCTATCGAAAGACGCACATTCCGGACGGCCCGGGCTACACGGAAAAATACTATTTCACGCCGGGCGACACGGGCTTTCGCGTGTGGGACACCGCATATGGGCGGATCGGCGTCGGGATCTGCTGGGATCAGTGGTTTCCGGAATGCGCGCGGACGATGGCGCTTGCGGGGGCGGAGCTGCTGCTGTACCCGACCGCGATCGGCAGCGAGCCGCACGATGCGTCGATCGATTCGCGCGCGCACTGGCAGAACACGCAGCGCGGTCATGCGGCCGCGAACCTGATGCCCGTCGTCGCGAGCAACCGGATCGGCGTCGAGCGCGGCGCATCGGGCGAAATCGCGTTTTACGGCAGCTCGTTCATCGCGGGCGCGGACGGCGAGAAGATCGTCGAATGCGACCGGCACGGCGAGGCGATCGCGACGGCCGAATTCGATCTCGATGCGCTCGCGTATCGGCGGCGCTGCTGGGGCGTGTTTCGGGATCGGCGGCCGGAGTGCTATCGGGCGTTGAGCGGCGACGCGGCGTAG
- a CDS encoding class II histone deacetylase: MIPTGLLFDPAFLTHRQGDLVYVVPHGTLNFGEHFDSPLRLAYTKQLLDAVGMTERLTRVAFEHATDEQLLRVHRPEYLRQLAEACAVAGEQVVPLGDDAAGSASTERVARLAAGAACAAVDAVMTGPLRQAYALIRPSGHHAGADFAMGYCYYNNVAIAARHAQAVHGVERVAIVDWDVHHGNGTQQVFYDDPSVLFVSLHEAANFPVDGGEARETGGGAGAGYNANVPLPSGTGDAGYAHAFDELVLPLVEAFAPQLILVSAGQDANAFDPLGRMRVQRDGFRHMARALRQAAGSTCDGRIVMLQEGGYSLPYLPIATLGVLEGLVGWNAPFDDPHQFAQHPCGDGERAAVRAARAALAPYWPTLGRS; the protein is encoded by the coding sequence GTGATTCCTACCGGACTGCTGTTCGATCCCGCATTCCTCACGCATCGGCAAGGCGATCTCGTGTACGTCGTCCCGCACGGCACGCTGAACTTCGGCGAGCATTTCGACAGTCCGCTGCGGCTCGCGTATACGAAGCAATTGCTCGACGCGGTCGGCATGACCGAGCGCCTGACGCGCGTCGCGTTCGAGCACGCGACCGACGAGCAATTGCTGCGCGTGCACCGGCCCGAGTATCTGCGGCAGCTCGCCGAGGCTTGCGCGGTGGCGGGCGAGCAGGTGGTGCCGCTCGGCGACGACGCGGCGGGCAGCGCGTCGACCGAGCGCGTCGCGCGGCTCGCGGCGGGCGCCGCGTGCGCGGCCGTCGACGCGGTGATGACGGGGCCGCTTCGGCAGGCGTATGCGCTGATCCGGCCGTCGGGCCACCACGCGGGCGCCGATTTCGCGATGGGCTACTGCTACTACAACAACGTCGCGATCGCGGCGCGGCACGCGCAGGCCGTGCACGGCGTTGAGCGCGTCGCGATCGTCGACTGGGACGTGCATCACGGCAACGGCACGCAGCAGGTGTTCTACGACGATCCGTCGGTGCTGTTCGTGTCGTTGCACGAGGCGGCGAATTTTCCGGTCGATGGCGGCGAAGCGCGCGAGACGGGCGGCGGCGCGGGCGCCGGCTACAACGCGAACGTGCCGTTGCCGTCCGGCACGGGCGACGCCGGCTACGCGCACGCATTCGACGAACTGGTGCTGCCGCTCGTCGAAGCGTTCGCGCCGCAGCTCATTCTCGTGTCGGCGGGGCAGGACGCGAACGCGTTCGATCCGCTCGGCCGCATGCGCGTGCAGCGCGACGGGTTCCGGCACATGGCGCGCGCGTTGCGGCAGGCGGCGGGCAGCACATGCGACGGACGCATCGTCATGCTGCAGGAAGGCGGCTACAGCCTGCCGTATCTGCCGATCGCGACGCTCGGCGTGCTCGAGGGGCTCGTCGGCTGGAACGCGCCGTTCGACGATCCGCACCAGTTCGCCCAGCATCCGTGCGGCGACGGCGAGCGCGCCGCGGTGCGGGCCGCCCGCGCCGCGCTGGCGCCGTATTGGCCGACGTTGGGTCGTTCCTGA
- a CDS encoding polyamine ABC transporter substrate-binding protein, with amino-acid sequence MKRIAWIAVVLASLACAAARAAGGNVLNIYNWAEYFAPDTIAGFEKETGIKVRLDVYDSNEALQTKLTTGNSGYDLVFPSNDFLARQIQAGLYQKLDKSRLPNLKNLDPAIVARAAEVDPGNQYGVPYMQGTFGLGLNVAKVRQALGGPLPANTLELIFNPAYAAKLKGCGIAFNDAGSEVFPLALRYIGRDPNTTDPRDYEAALDMMKKIRPTIRQFIATPVMNDLATGDVCVVTGYSGAVLVAALRAADARNGQQIVYSLPAAGAPFWFDSMAIPKGAAHPDNALRFIDYILRPDVVAKISNKVMYPNPNRAATPLVDKRLTSNPAIYPDAATMRTLWVKRPMPPQAMRMQTRYWTQFKTGY; translated from the coding sequence ATGAAGCGCATCGCATGGATCGCCGTCGTGCTTGCGTCGCTCGCGTGCGCCGCCGCGCGCGCGGCCGGCGGCAACGTGCTCAACATCTACAACTGGGCCGAGTATTTCGCGCCCGACACGATCGCCGGCTTCGAGAAGGAAACCGGCATCAAGGTGCGGCTCGACGTCTACGACAGCAACGAAGCGTTGCAAACGAAGCTCACGACAGGCAACAGCGGCTACGATCTCGTGTTTCCGTCGAACGATTTTCTGGCGCGGCAGATTCAGGCGGGCCTCTACCAGAAGCTCGACAAATCGAGGCTGCCGAATCTGAAGAATCTCGATCCGGCGATCGTCGCGCGCGCGGCCGAGGTCGATCCCGGCAACCAGTACGGCGTGCCGTACATGCAGGGCACGTTCGGGCTCGGGCTGAACGTCGCGAAGGTGAGGCAGGCGCTCGGCGGCCCGCTGCCCGCGAACACGCTCGAGCTGATCTTCAACCCCGCGTATGCGGCGAAGCTCAAGGGCTGCGGCATCGCGTTCAACGACGCGGGCAGCGAAGTGTTTCCGCTCGCGCTGCGCTACATCGGTCGCGATCCGAACACGACCGATCCGCGCGACTACGAGGCGGCGCTCGACATGATGAAGAAGATCCGGCCGACGATCCGCCAGTTCATCGCGACACCCGTGATGAACGATCTCGCGACGGGAGACGTGTGCGTCGTTACCGGCTACTCGGGCGCGGTGCTCGTCGCGGCGCTGCGCGCGGCGGATGCGAGGAACGGGCAGCAGATCGTCTACAGCCTGCCCGCGGCCGGCGCGCCGTTCTGGTTCGACAGCATGGCGATTCCGAAGGGCGCGGCGCATCCGGACAACGCGCTGCGCTTCATCGACTACATTCTGCGGCCCGACGTCGTCGCGAAAATCAGCAACAAGGTGATGTATCCGAATCCGAACCGCGCGGCGACGCCGCTCGTCGACAAGCGGCTCACGTCGAATCCGGCGATCTATCCGGATGCGGCGACGATGCGTACGCTGTGGGTGAAGCGCCCGATGCCGCCGCAGGCGATGCGCATGCAGACACGCTACTGGACCCAGTTCAAGACCGGTTACTGA
- a CDS encoding LysR family transcriptional regulator has translation MRRIDLLSALETFVCAVEEGSLSQAARRLAKTPSAVTKAIAGLEATLGAQLLERTTRRLVLTEGGRLYLATATDVLRRLADGARQLSERDDEPRGLLRVTAAHSFGHAILAPLCAPFAQAFPRVRIELSLSDHYVDIVGEGFDLALRMGNYDLPSQIVKPIGSNRSLLCASPGYLARRGRPAAPADLAQHDCVLYRHPTLANTWTFDRDGVRARIEPKGPLATDDYGLALAATLDGAGVLPCPQWSVVDVLEAGRLVPLLVDWRFESASFGEDRICAAYPSSRRGSTKIRRLVERVEAKLADSEARVARVLGEAPRTDFALR, from the coding sequence ATGCGGCGAATCGATCTGCTGTCCGCGCTCGAAACGTTCGTCTGCGCGGTCGAGGAAGGCAGCCTCAGCCAGGCGGCGCGCAGGCTCGCGAAAACGCCGTCGGCGGTAACGAAGGCGATCGCCGGACTCGAAGCGACGCTCGGCGCGCAACTGCTCGAGCGCACGACGCGCCGGCTCGTGCTGACGGAAGGCGGGCGGCTCTATCTCGCGACCGCGACCGACGTGCTGCGCCGGCTCGCGGACGGCGCGCGGCAGTTGTCCGAGCGCGATGACGAACCGCGCGGCCTGCTGCGCGTCACGGCCGCGCATTCGTTCGGCCACGCGATCCTCGCGCCGCTCTGCGCGCCGTTTGCGCAGGCGTTTCCGCGCGTGCGGATCGAGCTGTCGCTATCCGATCATTACGTCGACATCGTCGGCGAAGGCTTCGATCTCGCGCTGAGGATGGGCAACTACGATCTGCCGAGCCAGATCGTCAAGCCGATCGGCTCGAACCGCAGCCTGCTGTGCGCAAGCCCCGGCTATCTCGCGCGGCGCGGCCGGCCCGCCGCGCCGGCCGATCTCGCGCAGCACGACTGCGTGCTCTATCGCCACCCGACGCTCGCGAACACCTGGACGTTCGATCGCGACGGCGTGCGCGCGCGCATCGAGCCGAAAGGGCCGCTCGCCACCGACGACTACGGCCTCGCGCTCGCCGCGACGCTCGATGGCGCGGGCGTGCTGCCGTGCCCGCAATGGAGCGTCGTCGACGTGCTCGAGGCGGGCCGGCTCGTGCCGCTGCTCGTCGACTGGCGCTTCGAGAGCGCGTCGTTCGGCGAGGACCGGATTTGCGCCGCCTATCCGTCGAGCCGGCGCGGCTCGACGAAGATCCGCCGTCTCGTCGAGCGCGTCGAGGCGAAGCTCGCCGATAGCGAAGCGCGCGTCGCGCGCGTGCTGGGCGAGGCGCCTCGCACCGATTTTGCCCTCCGTTGA